Below is a genomic region from Spiroplasma endosymbiont of Dioctria linearis.
GGTCCTACACCAAACATCAACTACAAAAAAGCTGTAAATAAAAAAGTTAGACAATTAGCAATTAGAAGTGCTTTAAGTATTAAAGCAAAGGAATTAAATTTAGTAATTTTAGATAAATTTGCATTCTCAAAACCTTCAACAAAAGAAATGCTAAGTGTTATGAAAAATATTAAAATTGAAGATCAAAAGACATTAATAGTAACTAAAGAACACGAAGAAATAGTTGTTAAATCAGCAGGTAACATTCCAGGAGTTAAGACATTAGACTTCCAAAAAATGAATATATTTGATTTATTAAATGCAACTAAATTGGTTGTTACTGAAGAAACTGTTAATAAAATCGAGGAGGTGTATGCATAATGCATTTAACACAAGTTATTAAAAAACCTTTGTTAACTGAAAAGACTTATTTAGGTCAACAAAATGGTGCGTACACATTCATTGTTGATAAAAAAGCTAACAAAACTCTAATTAAAAAAACATTCGAAGAAATATTTAAAGTCAAAGTTAAAGATGTAAGAACTATGAATTATGACGGAAAAGAAAAAAGAATGGGTAAATATGTTGGAACAAAAGCATCTTTTAAAAAAGCTGTAATAGTATTAAAAGATGGAGAAACATTAGATATCTTATCAGACTTATAAAATTAAGAAATTAATTATTAAGAGATGGAAAAGATTAGGCGAAAACAGGAGGATATATTATGCCAATCAAAAAATATAAGCCTACGACCAATGGTCGTAGAAACATGACTAGCTTAGATTATAGTATCCTTACAACTTCAAAGCCGGAAGGTTCATTAGTCTCAAAACTAAATGAAAAGGCTGGAAGAAATAATCACGGTCAAATAACTACTCGCCATAAAGGTGGAGGACATAAAAGAAAATATCGTATCATCGATTTCAAACGTAATAAATTAGATATTGCTGGAAAAATCGCAACTATTGAATATGATCCAAACAGAAATTCATTTATTTGTTTAGTAAATTATATTGATGGGGAAAAAAGGTACATCTTATTTGCAAAAGGAATGCAAGTAGGACAAGAAGTAATTTCTAGTGAAAATGCAGATATCAAAACTGGTAATGCAGCACCACTAAAAAATATTCCTGAAGGAACATTAATTCATAATGTTGAATTAAGACCAGGAAAAGGTGGACAAATAGCACGTAGTGCAGGAAGTTCAGTACAGATTTTAGGTAAAGATGAAGAAGGTAAATACATCACTTTACGTTTAGGTTCAGGAGAAGTTAGAAAAGTACTTGCTGAATGTTATGCAACAATTGGTGAAGTAGGAAATGAAGAATATAATTTAGTAAACTGAGGAAAAGCTGGAAGAAATCGTTGAAGAGGAATTAGACCAACTGTTCGTGGTTCTGTTATGAACCCAATCGATCACCCTCACGGAGGGGGAGAAGGTCGTGCTCCAATCGGACGTAAAGCTCCATTAACACCATGAGGTAAAAAAGCTCTTGGTGTAAAAACACGTGATAAAAAGAAAGCTTCTACTAAATTAATAGTAAGAAGAAGAAATGATAACAAATAGGAGGATTATGAAATGTCAAGATCATTAAAAAAAGGTCCCTTTGCAGATGACTATTTAATTAAAAAAGTTGAAGCAATAGGTGAAAAAAAAGAAATTATTAAAACTTGATCACGTCGTTCAACAATCTTTCCAAGCTTTGTTGGTCACACATTTGGAGTTTACAACGGGAAAGAATTTATCACAGTTTATGTTACAGAAGATATGGTAGGTCACAAATTAGGAGAATTTTCACCAACACGTAAGTTTGGTGGTCATGGTGATGATAAGAAAAAGAAAAAGTAATCATTAGGAAATAGGAGTTTCAAAATATGGAAGCAAAAGCAAAATTAACAATGATTAGAATCTCACCAAGAAAAGTTAGACTAGTAGCTGACACTATCAGAAGTAAAAAAATATCAGAAGCTGTAGCAATTCTTCAAAACCAAGACAAAAGATCTTCAGAACCAGTATTAAAATTATTAAACTCAGCTGTAGCAAATGCTGTTAACAATAACGGTATGGAAGCTGATCAATTATTTGTTAAAACAATCTTCGTAAATGAAGGACCAACATTAAAACGTTTTAGACCAAGAGCTCACGGAAGAGCTTATGAAATTTTGAAAAGAACTAGCCATATTACAATAGTGGTTAGCGACGAAAGATAGAAGGGAATTATAGAGTATGGGACAAAAAGTATCTCCAAATGTTTTACGAATAGGTATTATTAGAGGTTGAGATAACCGCTGATATGCTGAAAAAGGTGAATATGTTAAGTGATTGCATCAAGATATCAAAATTAGAAAAGCTGTTGAAAAACAATTAAAAAACGCTGCTGTTTCAAAAGTTGAAATCGAAAGAACTAAAAAAGAAATCACTCTAGTAATTCGTTCTGCACGTCCAGCTATTGTTCTTGGACAAGAAGGTAAAAATGTTGAAAATATCGTTTTAACAGTTAGAAAAACAATAAAAGATAGAAAAGCTGATGTAAAAGTTAAAGTAATTGAAATAAAAAATCCAGATGTTGATGCAAAATTGGTTGCACAATTTATTGGAGAACAAATTACAAATCGTGCATCATTTAGAACTGTACAAAAATTAGCTATTAGAAAAGCTTTAAAAGCTGGAG
It encodes:
- the rplD gene encoding 50S ribosomal protein L4, with translation MKAKVLDVKGTSLKEITLNDKVWGVEPHQQAIFDTVVSQQAALRQGTRKTKTRAEVRGGGRKPWRQKGTGRARQGSIRSPQWRGGGIVFGPTPNINYKKAVNKKVRQLAIRSALSIKAKELNLVILDKFAFSKPSTKEMLSVMKNIKIEDQKTLIVTKEHEEIVVKSAGNIPGVKTLDFQKMNIFDLLNATKLVVTEETVNKIEEVYA
- the rplW gene encoding 50S ribosomal protein L23, with translation MHLTQVIKKPLLTEKTYLGQQNGAYTFIVDKKANKTLIKKTFEEIFKVKVKDVRTMNYDGKEKRMGKYVGTKASFKKAVIVLKDGETLDILSDL
- the rpsS gene encoding 30S ribosomal protein S19 → MSRSLKKGPFADDYLIKKVEAIGEKKEIIKTWSRRSTIFPSFVGHTFGVYNGKEFITVYVTEDMVGHKLGEFSPTRKFGGHGDDKKKKK
- the rplV gene encoding 50S ribosomal protein L22; the protein is MEAKAKLTMIRISPRKVRLVADTIRSKKISEAVAILQNQDKRSSEPVLKLLNSAVANAVNNNGMEADQLFVKTIFVNEGPTLKRFRPRAHGRAYEILKRTSHITIVVSDER
- the rplB gene encoding 50S ribosomal protein L2, translated to MPIKKYKPTTNGRRNMTSLDYSILTTSKPEGSLVSKLNEKAGRNNHGQITTRHKGGGHKRKYRIIDFKRNKLDIAGKIATIEYDPNRNSFICLVNYIDGEKRYILFAKGMQVGQEVISSENADIKTGNAAPLKNIPEGTLIHNVELRPGKGGQIARSAGSSVQILGKDEEGKYITLRLGSGEVRKVLAECYATIGEVGNEEYNLVNWGKAGRNRWRGIRPTVRGSVMNPIDHPHGGGEGRAPIGRKAPLTPWGKKALGVKTRDKKKASTKLIVRRRNDNK
- the rpsC gene encoding 30S ribosomal protein S3, coding for MGQKVSPNVLRIGIIRGWDNRWYAEKGEYVKWLHQDIKIRKAVEKQLKNAAVSKVEIERTKKEITLVIRSARPAIVLGQEGKNVENIVLTVRKTIKDRKADVKVKVIEIKNPDVDAKLVAQFIGEQITNRASFRTVQKLAIRKALKAGAKGIKTAVSGRLGGVEMARTEGYLEGSVPLSTLRSDIDYALYEARTTYGQIGVKVWINHGEIIGKQNQNNSKAIEDKKPQRTPREVK